In Chitinophagaceae bacterium, the DNA window CCGGAAAGTATTTCCGTGACCTTAATATGGATGGCCTCCACCTGAATTTAATATTGCCTATTTTACCTTCATCAAAAAAATCCTTCACCACTGCTGAATGGATTCCATCCTGAAATCACTTTCCACAAAAAGTCTCCGCGAATGGCTCAGCAGCCGGCATGTACGGGAATTGCTGGTGGTTTTCAGCATACAAGCGTGTTCACTAATTGCTTCATTGCTCATCAGTCTCACGATCACTAACTTATTGGGAGCGGCAGCTTATGGCATATTCAGTTATGGATTTTCGTGGGTGAATTTGCTGGCAGTATTCAGTTGTATGGGATTTGAACAGTTGGCAGTTAAGGAATTACCGGCTTATCGTGTGCAGGGAAGAAGTGAACTGATGCGCGGTTATTTTTTATATGCAACAAGGCGTATTCTATTGATTTCATTTGTTGTTTCTGTCGTGTTATTTGCTGTGTCTTATTTTTTTAAGCAACCTGCTGATGACTTATTGAGGCAAGGATTGTGGCTCGCAATTCCTGCGCTGCCGGTAATTGCGATGATTAACCTGCGATTTTCATGGCTCAGAAGTTTCCAATTCAATTCTCTTAGCCAGTTTCCTGATAAGTTATTGCGCCCATTCTTGCTGCTGTTGCTGATTGGAGTTTGTTATTTTTTTTTCAGGGAAGAATTGAGTGTATCGATGGTAATTGTGTTGAGTGTGGTAAGCATTATCATTGCGTTTGTTACAGGAAATTATTTTGTGCAACGCAAAGTGCTGCTTACCGTTTCAGGTGTTGCGCCATTATTTGAAAAGGTGAGATGGAGCAAACTTGCACTTTCACTTTTTATGGTGAATGGTATTTATTTTTATCTCACGCAGGTGCAACTGCTTATTTTGGGTTCTTTCAGGGATGCGGCAGAAACAGGAGTGTTTGCCATCGCCACGCGGCTCTCAGATCTCGAAGGGTATATGTTGTTTGCACTCAACGTAG includes these proteins:
- a CDS encoding oligosaccharide flippase family protein produces the protein MDSILKSLSTKSLREWLSSRHVRELLVVFSIQACSLIASLLISLTITNLLGAAAYGIFSYGFSWVNLLAVFSCMGFEQLAVKELPAYRVQGRSELMRGYFLYATRRILLISFVVSVVLFAVSYFFKQPADDLLRQGLWLAIPALPVIAMINLRFSWLRSFQFNSLSQFPDKLLRPFLLLLLIGVCYFFFREELSVSMVIVLSVVSIIIAFVTGNYFVQRKVLLTVSGVAPLFEKVRWSKLALSLFMVNGIYFYLTQVQLLILGSFRDAAETGVFAIATRLSDLEGYMLFALNVVLAPLISKLYAEKKIAELQLVITRSLWFGLLFSLPLIICFLFFPGFFLRLFGAEFGGGSFVLVLLTLSQVVNFATGSVGYMLTMTGHQKIAVQLLVICAVLTTGLSFLLIPTFGKEGAAIAAAVNNVVLNVAMSIAVFRKTGINSTLLRIR